The Oceanicaulis sp. nucleotide sequence TGCTGGCCCTTGAGCCGGACGATCCCGACCGCGAGGCAGGCCTGGGCGGCGTAGTAGGTCGTCCAGACGAGCCCGCCCTGAAGGTCGGCTGCACCCAGGCGCAGCTCGAACCCGCGGAACCAGCCTGCGGCGAGAATGGAATCCGACAGCACGAACAAGAGCGCCCCGATCGTGATCAGGCGCGGCCCGTTCACCAGCGCCGCGACCGCCGCCATGATCAGGATCAGTCCGAGATACGCGCTCGCCGTCGGCAGGAGATACCCCATGCCGGGGCTGAGCCAGAGCCACATCGCCGCGCCGTAGGCGGCGAGCGCCAGAGCGAGCACCAGGCCGTCCTTGCGCACGCCGTGCCTGGCCAGCGCGATCGCGAACATGGCGAGGTAGACCAGGTGCGCGCCGGCGAAAAAGGCGATGCCGGCCTCGGTCTGCTGGGGCGTGGTCCCGAGCGCGAAATCCCCGCAGGCCGACAGGCCCAGTGCGAGCGCCAGCGCCGGCGCCTTGCTGAACAGGGCGTAGGCCGCCAGCAGCACGATCCCCAGCGCCTTCAGGATCGCCAGGCCGGGCATTGAGACGATGAAGAGATCGAACACCAGAAACACGCTCGCCGCGATCAGCGAGGCGACCAGATAGACGGGCGCCGCCCAGGACGGGATCAGCGGTTCGGTGTCGGCGTAGCGATCGGTCAAGTGCGCCTCCGATTAGGTCTTCCCGGTGCGCCGGGCTATGTCAGCGCCGGTATAACGCATCGAAACACGGCCCGGACGCAAGCAGGGGGACCCATGCGCCGCACCGCACTCATCTGTCTCGCCCTTTTCACCGCACCCGCTCATGGCGACGAGCTGCCCGCAGACCTCGCCGCCCTGCTCGCCGCAGCGGCTGAAACCGGCGAGGCCGAGACCTTCGCCGACGCCGTGCGCCTGATCGCGCTGACCCGTCCTGCGGACGAGATCGCGGCCGCCGCCGACGCGCTGGGCCGAGGCGACACGGCGCGCGACCTGCTGGGGCTCGACTCTCTCGCCCTCGCCGAAGACGTAGCGATCGCCGAGGCCGAAACGGCCGAGCCTTTGGCCGCCGAGCCTGAAGGCGGCTTTCTGTCCCGCACGGCCGGGCGTTCGCGGGCGGCGAGCTCAAGACCTGGTCGGGCCGGGTGAAGCTCGGCCTGCGCAGCGATTCGGGCAATTCCGACCGGATGGACTATCACCTCGCCCTTGAAGCCGAACGCGCCCTGTCGGGCTGGGGTTTCGAAGGCTCGGCGGAGTACGCCTATTCCGAGGTGGACGGCGCAGTCGGCCGAGACGAGGTGCTGGTCAAAGCCCGGCTCGATCGCGAGGCGGGCGAGCAGTGGACCCTCTACGCCGATACAGCGTTCGAGCAGGACGATCTGTCTGGCTATGACTGGACGGCGTTTCTGGGCGCGGGCGTCGGCTACCGGGTGTATGATAGGCCGGGCCGGGCCTGGACGCTGCGCGCGGGCCCCGGCCTCAGGCTGATCGACGAGCCGGCCGCGCTGACCACCGAAGCCGCGCTCGACCTCGCCTCGGATTTCGAGCTTCAGCTTTCAGAGGCCGTGCGGTTCGGATCGGAGACACGATTTCTTCTCAGCGACAGCGCACGCGCCGATCAGGTGTTCGTACTCGACACCGCGCTCGGAGAGCTCTGGGCGCTGAGCCTGAAATACCGTTACCGCCACGAGTTCGAGCCCGAGCCGGGCTTCGAGGAGGGCGACAGCCGCACCGACATCTCGGTCGTCCGGGAATTCTAGTCCGCCAGCGCCTTGATCGGGGCCAACGGCCCGGGCTTGCCCGGTCCGCGCGGCCGCGTACCCCCTGCGCCGATCCGGCCGGCCGCGAAGTCGTCCACCAGCGCCGCCCAGCGGTTCGACCGCGCCGCGATGTAGAGGAACGGCCCGTCCTCGTCGGAACGGAATTTGGAGTCCGTCGCGACGACGAACCAGCGTCCGTCACGCTCGACCATGAACGGCGACCCGCTGTCGCCGCGCGTCGTGTCGCAATCATGCGAAAGCGTGTCGTCGCCGAAGACCTCGAGCGTCGAACAGCCGACATTACCTGACAGCCGGTCGCCGGTGTCCCAGGAATAGCCGGCCTGGCTGAGTTCCGCACGCGCGCCGGGCGCGAGCGTCTCCACGCCCAGCCAGCCGAGCTCGTCGCCCAGACGCCGGTCAATGCGCAGAAGCGCCCAGTCGGTCCCGTCCAGATCGTCGCTGTCGGAGAAAACCGCCTCGTCCCAGTCCTCGTCGACCAGGAAGTCGATCACCTTGGCGCGCAGCGGACCGTCCGGCATGTCGTCGCCGGTCTCGAACACGCCCGACGCGTCGATCCGGCCTTCGCTCGAGATGCAGTGCGCCGCGGTGATCAGGATGTCGGGACCGATCAGGCTCGCCGTGCAGGTTCCACCCTCGCCGAACTCCGCCCGGCCGATGACCCGCCAGGGCAGCACGGACGTGTCCATCAGCATCCGGTCGTCCCGGCCAAAATAATGGTCGTTGATCGTGATCGGCCGCTCACGCCCCACGCAGTCGGCACGATCGGAGCGCGCCGCGCAGTTTCCGGTGCCGATGTCCGGCTCGTCGCAGATCCCGTCGAACGCGGTCGCGCAGGTGTCGTCGCGAAATCTCAGATGGGAGACCTCGCCGCAATCGGTCCGGTCGGTGCCTTGGGTGCAGGCCGCCGTGCCGAAGCGGGGCTCGTCGCATTCCCCGTCCCCGGCCCATTCGCAGCTGTCGTCTTCCTGGCCGGTCATGATGCGCCAGCAATCGGAATAGTCCGTGCCCGCGTCGCAGGCGCCGGTGCCGAAGCCCGGCTCGTCGCACTCGCCGTCTTCGGCGTGCACGCAGCTGTCGTCGCCGCCTGCGCCGGGTTTCTTGATCGCCTGCAGAAGGCGCGTGTAGTCGCGCGCGCCCGGCGTTTCGGAAAATCCCTCCAGAACGCGCGGCGCATCGGCCGATGCGGCGGCGGTCCCGGCCAGGACGAGCCCGGCGGCGGCGAGCATGGTGCGAAGCAAAAGCGATCCCCCGTGTCTGCGAGCGTGAGGCTCGCCCCGCACGGCTCCGCGGTCAAGCCGACGGATCGGGGCGGCGGCGCACGTACAAGGGGTCGGGAGCTGCGACGGACCGTGCGCCGAAGGAGACGCCAAGATGATCTGCAACCTTATGAAAACAACCCTGCTCGCCTGCGCAGCCGGGGCCGCCGCGGCCTGCGCGGCGCCCGCCGCTCCACATGCTCACGCCAGCGCCTACGGCGAGTGGCGGCTGGCGGCGCCGCGCTGTCCCGACCTCGTCGAGGACCGGATCGACCGCCGGATCGTCTGGTCCCGCGCAGATCTGCGTGAAGACCGGCGCG carries:
- a CDS encoding DUF481 domain-containing protein, which gives rise to MKLGLRSDSGNSDRMDYHLALEAERALSGWGFEGSAEYAYSEVDGAVGRDEVLVKARLDREAGEQWTLYADTAFEQDDLSGYDWTAFLGAGVGYRVYDRPGRAWTLRAGPGLRLIDEPAALTTEAALDLASDFELQLSEAVRFGSETRFLLSDSARADQVFVLDTALGELWALSLKYRYRHEFEPEPGFEEGDSRTDISVVREF
- a CDS encoding trypsin-like serine protease: MLRTMLAAAGLVLAGTAAASADAPRVLEGFSETPGARDYTRLLQAIKKPGAGGDDSCVHAEDGECDEPGFGTGACDAGTDYSDCWRIMTGQEDDSCEWAGDGECDEPRFGTAACTQGTDRTDCGEVSHLRFRDDTCATAFDGICDEPDIGTGNCAARSDRADCVGRERPITINDHYFGRDDRMLMDTSVLPWRVIGRAEFGEGGTCTASLIGPDILITAAHCISSEGRIDASGVFETGDDMPDGPLRAKVIDFLVDEDWDEAVFSDSDDLDGTDWALLRIDRRLGDELGWLGVETLAPGARAELSQAGYSWDTGDRLSGNVGCSTLEVFGDDTLSHDCDTTRGDSGSPFMVERDGRWFVVATDSKFRSDEDGPFLYIAARSNRWAALVDDFAAGRIGAGGTRPRGPGKPGPLAPIKALAD
- a CDS encoding lysoplasmalogenase family protein; its protein translation is MTDRYADTEPLIPSWAAPVYLVASLIAASVFLVFDLFIVSMPGLAILKALGIVLLAAYALFSKAPALALALGLSACGDFALGTTPQQTEAGIAFFAGAHLVYLAMFAIALARHGVRKDGLVLALALAAYGAAMWLWLSPGMGYLLPTASAYLGLILIMAAVAALVNGPRLITIGALLFVLSDSILAAGWFRGFELRLGAADLQGGLVWTTYYAAQACLAVGIVRLKGQHTGAPPEEEQGL